The sequence AGCAAAAATAGGCACTAGAGAAACCAATACGAAAGTGCAGCCTTTTTAAACAGTATACTTTAAATTCAACAAATTGTCCCACGCCTTTGTTATGCGTAATGTATTTTGTGCTATTCAGCCCACCCACAGGCCATAGCCATATATATCCATCACTATCACATGAAATAAGACTCAAAAGCAATCACCTTTCCTTTAACATCACCTTTATTTATAGGGAAGAATAACCACATAGATTTCTCATTCTCATTCAACTTCATTCTATTAGTTTCTTAGTAGCAATCGACGACCTTTTGATTGTTAAAAGCTTCATTCTTGATTTCAAGCAGAACTAATTATAGTTATGGCATCATCTTCTTTTGCTCTTCCTTCTCTTAAGCTACAATTCCCCACACataaatcatcatcatcatctcgTAACAAGTACTCATCCTCTCTTCGGCCCATTAAATCTTCGGTGTCTGAAAAGCCACCTTACATTTCGTCTCCAGGGACTTCTCCGATCCAATCTAGACCTACAAAACTCCCGATTCGAAAAGTCCCTGGAGACTACGGGCTACCACTAGTCGGTCCGTGGAAGGACCGGCTTGATTTCTTTTACAATCAAGGTAGAGATGAGTTTTTCAAATCTCGAATTCAGAAACATCAGTCTACTGTTTTTCGAACCAACATGCCACCTGGTCCTTTCATTTCCTTCAATCCAAACGTTGTTGTTTTACTCGATGGTAAAAGTTTCCCCACCCTTTTTGATACTTCTAAGGTTGAGAAAAAAGATCTTTTCACTGGCACTTTTATGCCTTCTACTGAACTCACCGGTGGTTACCGTGTTCTCTCCTATCTTGATCCTTCTGAACCAAATCACGCCAAATTGAAGAAACTCATGTTCTTTCTCCTTTCATCGCGACGTAATGAAGTAATCCCCGAGTTTCACAACAGCTATTCCGAGCTTTTTGAGACACTAGAAAATGACTTGGCCACTAAAGGAAAAGCTGGGTTAAACGCAGCAAATGATCAAGCAGCATTTAACTTTCTTGCTCGATCTTTTTACGGAGTTAATCCGTTAGACACCAATCTTGGAGCTGATGGACCTAAGTTAATTGGCAAATGGGTGTTGTTTCAGCTTCATCCTTTGCTAATTCTTGGCCTTCCTAAAGTTCTTGAAGATCTTGTCCTTCATACTTTTAGGCTGCCTTCTGCTTTAGTGAAAAAAGACTACCAAAGATTGTACAATTTCTTCTACGAGAACTCAACTTCTATTCTTGATGAAGCTGAAAGAACTGGTATTTCACGTGAGGAAGCTTGTCACAATTTGCTATTTGCAACGTGTTTCAATTCTTTTGGAgggatgaaaatattttttcccaatATGTTGAAATGGATTGGTCGAGCTGGAGTCAAACTCCACACTCAATTAGCTCAAGAGATTCGGTCAGGCATTAAATCAAACGGTGGAAAGATCACAATGGGTGCAATGGAAAACATGCCACTAATGAAATCTGTAGTGTATGAATCGCTACGTATTGAACCGCCAGTGGCATCACAATACGGCAGAGCAAAACGTGATATGGTGATTGAATCCCACGACGGAGCATTTGAGATTAAAGAAGGTGAGTTACTATATGGTTTTCAACCATTTGCAACTAAGGACCCGAAGATTTTTGACCGGTCTGAAGAGTTTGTAGCGGACCGGTTTATTGGAGAAGAAGGGGAGAAGTTATTGAAACATGTGTTGTGGTCTAACGGGCCGGAAAATGAAAGCCCGTCGATAAATAACAAGCAGTGTGTAGGAAAAGATTTTGTGGTTTTGGTTTCAAGGTTGTTGTTGGTTGAATTGTTCCTGCGATATGACTCGTTTGAGATTGAGGTTGGTGCTTCTCCTTTGGGTGCTTCTATTACCTTAACGTCTTTGAAAAGAGCCAGCTTTTGACCGGACAAAGTTACCTCGTATTTGTGCGGCTAAAAGGTACTAGCAGATATCCTAGTTGAGACGCACAAATTGTCGGACAAAGTTATCTAGTCTAGTATTTGTGCGCATATATCCAATGAAATTAGTTAAAATCTGCGTGTCGAACGTTACAATATTTTTGGTCAAGAATAAGATTGACCAATCAACTATAGTAAATATGTTTGTGCTAGTATTACATCattttctatggggttttagaagTCATCCATTTTCAGGTTATTTAATGGATAGGTAACCAATTTGAATTGGTTATGGGTGTAGGTGGGGACAGCTTATGTGTTTCATTCAATGTCCCACTATGAATAAGTTGTATAGTGTATTTAATTTTGAGACTTTTTGTGGTTTTGTTGAAATAGAAATATATAACCATTTTGCCATTTTCAATATCAATATTTCTCTCATCTCGAAAAACACAATAGTTATTTTATGACCTCACGGATTCATCTTATAATATACGTGTccaatttacttttttattttgctccaaaataagtgttcatttatataatcaagaaaaaatttaatttgtttttgcAAAAGTATCCTTATGTATATATCTCTAAAAAAATTTCTTATTcctcacattaaatatttaattagggGTAGTTTAGTCGTACTAagtatttttgtataaaatttaatattttcttaatggaCGTGTTAAAagcaaattgatcacttattgcGGACCGGAGGGAGTACATGAATAATGTATTTATGGTCTCAGATGTTCTTCTTACTGATAAGTATTACTTCCTACGGTCCACAATAAATAATTACtcctattattttttattttgatcatAAGCGTTCATTTACATAATCAAGATGGAATTacttttagtttttaaaaaattgtCCTTATTTATATATTGTAATGTGTCAAAGTAACAAACGAACAATTAATTAAAGTTAACTTAGTGAATAATATATCTTTTTCTCTAGGAGTTTTTATTTCCTGGTGtgctaaaagtaaaaaaaagtgatCACTTATTGCGGACCGGAGAGAGTATATTTTTTAACTCTTTCTTGAATGATCATGGCATGTGACGTAAATATCGACTACTGAGATTTTGCTGGAagtaattttttaatataaatatttgaaACTGTTTTAATGAAATTATCTTGTATGTCGTACTCCATTTGGCAAAATATCTAGAGACTGACCCATAAAGCGAATGACGTTTGAGAAAGTGTTGCTTTTGGTAGATTATTAGTGGATTCAATATGAAGTTGACCTTTTCCAAACACTCGGATTTTGAATTTAAGAAATAGGTCCACTTTTTTTCTTTGACCTTCGGTAGAAGTTTTCTAATATCTTACAATTAAAATCCTTGTTTTGTTATGCCATTATTTTTCACCTAATAAAATTTGGCTTGGGTAAGCTTGCTATAATCATATTTTACTACCCACGCACGGCTCATTCATATCAACCTATTAGTTTTAGGGTACATtgcatatatattttgtatctatCAATAAATAAAATGTATAGAATATGAATAAATCATGTAATACCACAATCAACGTCGAGGTAGATGCAACattaatataaatagaaaaataaatgcTTGTAACATTATGCGATAGTTGAATTCTTAATTGAGTATCTTCTGGACTTGTAAAGATGAAGAACTTAGGTAAGTTCATTAtatagtcttttttttttttggcaataaTCTGTGAATATTACCATAATAAACCAAACGATTTACAAACTAAGAGCATCCAGTTGTTCTAATCCACAACGATCAAAATCTCCCTAGatctcaaaaacaaaaaataacaagGAAATCAAACTGCTATCAGCTATAACAACTCTAACTACATAGCCTATGTATCAAAACTAGGCAATTTCTATCTCTCCTAGATCTTGTTCCCTAAGTTCCTTCTTAATTTGTATCTCTATAAATGCATTATTTACATTGATCGTCCTGAAATACTTCCAATTTCAAGCTTGCAAAGCGTAGTATATTATCACACCAATGATTGTTGTTGCTACTTccttcttgagttgcctacagtGTCTATTCTTAATCCATTGCATACTCCTGCTAACAGTATAGGATGAGATAGTTATTCCTAACCAATGGATCAGTGCCTCCCGTATATTCTAGATCCAGATACAATATCCACAAATAGATGTTGTGAGACACGGGTATTGCACAATCACACAGTATGCAATTGAGGTCTCCATTGATAGGGAAGTTCAACCTCATTAGTCTTTATTTGGTCATTAGCTTGTCTTGATATGCCAGTCTTTGTCTTTTTATATAAGCTCTGCTTCCCTCAGCCTAGTTATGTTTCCCTTTAATGCTTTGTAGCTGCTAGATACTAAATACAAACCACTAGTAGTCAGTTGGTAGACTCCTTTATTATACCATTTtgccattgtcacgacccaagttctccctccgtgaactgtcgtgacggcacctagtctcgacgactaggtaagcctaccaATTTGTGGAAAAAAGGAATTAAAGATACAAAACTAGCAATTTATggaaaatataataaagaaagtTTAAAATGTCGCTCGACATATACCATAATAACACTCCCGACCAATAACACCACTGGTAGGCtactcctcgaagctggaaggcagtgaaagaaactccactcgatcctgatatacccatagtgcggaggatacggtaacactcctccagaaatcccagggCGTCATCTGATGCtaaaccactgaatacaggaggcttgtacttcttgaacctctcaagcctcagctgctcatcctcggaagcgacttccctgtcctcgggctgaactaaGGCTACAGGCGGTACCGGTATAATCGCTAggatctgatcaacctggacccgctgctcaggagtgtgggcagcgggagtttgtgctcctccccaggCCTGGAATGTCGCTACAGTAAGGGGAATCAACCTTGCCTGAGCTagggtggtgtacatgctcacgaactgtgcaatagtctcctgaagagctggaataGTGGTAGCAGTAGGTGTATCAGGTACCTGAGCTCCGGctggagctgctggtggctcctcggtggcagctcgcgcaggtgctctggctataCCACGTGCGCATCCagggcctctacctcggccccaacCTCTGACAGATCTagtagggggcacgggtgcctggacatctctggtagcacgtgtcttcaccatctgtgagagaatagaagacataagtttagaattgtgatatcaagaatctcgcacgacaaggaaatcaaataaagtggaattttcctaacagttacatagcctctcgtagataagtacagacatctccgtactgatccgcgagactctaataaattggcttgtgattcatgactcctatgaacctagagctctgataccaacttgtcacgtcctaagttctccctccgtgaactgtcgtgacaaCACCTAGTTTTGACaactatgtaagcctaacaatttgcggaaaaaggaaataaagatcCAAAACTAGCAATTTACGGGAAATATACTAAAGAAAGTTTAAAATGCCCTCGGCATATACCATAATAACACTCTCGACCAATAACAACTCTCCCAAAAtccagaatctcatgaaatcacaagctgtggAATAACTACAAAGTGTTTTAACTCTAGAATGTctaacaaaagtaaatacaagaGAGCTAAAGCTAGAAGGGAGAATAAAGAGGGACTCCtcagtctgcggacgcggcagatataccttgaagtctctgaaggTCGCCTCGCCTCACTGGTAATATGGCTGggccgaagaacctggatctgcacacgaaaaacatgtgtaggaatggcatgagtacaccacagcggtacctagtaagtgccaagcctaacctcggtcgagtagtgatgaggaaggtcagggccccaCTGGTTATAGATGAAAAATAAGGTAAAGCAATATGAAATACGACAGCATAATTAAAATGCTAACACTCTATAATGAATAAAATCATAGAAAGAATCTAATTCAGGATACAGAAATAGCAACAGAAGATCTCCCAGGATaatgtctcgtagtcccaaacgtaaatgccTAGAGGATTTTCCGAGATATCGTCCCGCAGtccgaatcataaatatgcaggggaaactcccggaataccaatctgtagtcccaaagtaaatatccagtacagggaaAATCTACCGGGTGttatcccgtagtcccaaatataaatatgcaggggaatctaccggaataccgttccgtagtcccaaagtaaacatgcagggggatctaccggattaccgatccgtagtcctaaagtaaacacACAATAGTCTCAAGAATGAATCTACAGTTATATACAAGTTCATACCAAGAAAGAAACAGAGGATTCTgttctaaacatgctgcacaggaTTCAAATAGACAGTTAAGCAGATAGTACAATTAAGTCACTtaagcatgctttcctaagctaaacagtAGGCTTTAAATACAAGTagtgttcaaacaaaaggaaacacaaatATTTACTTAGTGAAAATGGgtgttttcaacaattagcacgtgtacgcactcgtcacctcaggTACACAgcactcatataacaacagaaccaaaatcctaaggggagttcccccacacaaggttaggcaagccacttacctcaaacaagctcaAGATCAATtcgaaaccacgcttttgccacgagtatccaactccgaatggcccaaatctaatcaaatgaATACCATaacataaatacaactacaaacaaTTAATTTAGTTAAAGAAAACTGAAGCTACGATAAGAAAATAAGACAACGCCCAAAAATTCtctccgggcccacatcttggaatcgggtaaaagttaccaatTTAGAACACCCATTTACTCACGAGAACACTCGTCCAAAAATTATCagaatccgataccaaaatctccctcaaaactcaaatttttttggttggggaacttttccccatttcttccAATtcttcaccccaaatccgaaattaaatgataaaagtaacaatagattagtggaatacaactagaaagggatAAGAAATTattacccaatgatctcctcttcaaaaAACCCCACAGAATTGCCCTACCCCAAGCTCCAAATTTGAATTTCCAAGTTAAGAactcaaaccctcaaaatttcatatttctgccaagcgatttccgcatttgcggtcattgGAGCGCACTTGCGGTCCCGTACCTGTGGAAAGGCATCGCAGGTGTGAAATTCACTTAACGGGCTgggtccgcatttgcggtcacttGGTCGCATCTGCGGTTTCGCATTTGCAGTCACCCAGCCGCACCTGTGGTTTCTGGAGCCTTGGCCTATTCCTGCTTCTGCGATcaccaagccgcttctgcggcgccgcacctgcggaccaacacacgcaggtgcggttatgacaggttcaACAACCTTAGatttttgcctaagtccaaattccaatccgttcgacattcgaaactcacccgaggcccccgggacctcaaccaaacatgtcaaccaatcctaaaacatcattcgaACTTATTTTAACCCTCGAATagcatcaaataatgcaaaactacgaatcaccctccaatccaagccttaTGAACTAGAAATCTCAAGGATCCTACACCAGATgataaaaccaaccaaaccaagtctaATTGACCCCAAAttggcacacaagtcacattcatccctacagagctattccaactctcggagtcagattccgaccccaatatcaaaatttcactatcgaaccggaaacttcgaaacttcgactttcggcattttaagcctaaataagctacgaacctccaaaacacaatccgaacacgcccctaagcccgaaatcactcaacggagctaacggaattgacggaattccattcgaagtcgtcttcacactactccgactacggtccaggttctaaagcttaagctctcattgaggaactaagtgtcccaaaatactgtGAAATTCACAACGAATCATCCCGGCAAATCagaatagcagaaacaaatacggtgaaagcagttaataagggatcggggcattaatttttaaaatgaccggccgggtcgttacagtcatAATCTCCTTTAGAGCATTTAATTTTTTTCAATACCAGCTACAATCCTATGGGGATTGGTGCTCCCAAATATTATGATCGTCTTTGTATAGACTTCATTAACGCGTTTCACCCATAGTACATCATTTTTATtgccacctgccatatcagctTGCCAACAAAATCTATATTCCACTGTTTACATTCCTTAATGTTCAGTCCTCCATATATTTGAGGTGTACAGACCTTTTGCCATGCTACCAGTGATATCTTCCTTTGGCCTATGAGTTTCCTATAAGTAATCTTTACATATTCTCTTAATGCTCTTAACCACACTCTTTGGTAAGATGAATACAACTCCCCAAAAATTATAAATGGAGAAAAGAACACCATTGATAATTTGTATTCTTCCAGCATACGAAAGTAATTTGGAGTAACCATTGTGTATTCTCTCTGTAATCTTGTCAATCAAAGCATGACATTCCACTTTGCTCAATTTCTTAGAGGAGAGAGGTAAACCAAGGTATCTTATAGTCAGTGAACCCAAAAAAAACTCTGTGTAATTAAAAATCTCCTACTTGTATTCCTTATCCATCCCTGCCAAGAAAATGTTAGATTTGTCTAGGTTGACCAAAAGCCCAGATACTCCACTGAAGTGGTTGAGTACTTCCATCATCCTATTAATTGAAGCAACTTCTTCTTTACAAAACAACATCTAATCATCAGCAAAGATTAGGTGTGTCAACTTAGTTGCTTTACATATTAGATGAAAGTGAAAGTCTGGCAGCTCACTCATTTTACCAAGACCTCTTTTCAGGTAATTCATTACTAGAACAAACAGCGGGGGAGACATAGGATCCCCCTGCCTTAGTCTTTTTTCTCCTTGAAAATAATCATATCCCTTACCATTAACCTTGACAGTGTAATTAGGAGTTGTAATGTGGCACATCACCAATTGGACAAATGGTCTAGAAAATCCATAGCCCAGTAGGACCTCCTCCAAAAACTCCCAGCTAACTATGTCATATGCTTTCCTTAGATCTATCTTCATTAGGAATCTTGGAGTAGTTTTCCTATTAGAATGTCTCAGTATATGGCATATCAGAACATTATGAATTAATGATCTACCTTCTATAAAAGTTGTTTGATTCCCTGTTACTATAGTTGGGAGAACTTCTTTTAGTCTGTTATAAATGAGTTTTGAAATGCACTTAAACATGGTATTGCAGCATGAGATAGGCCTGTATTGGCTTGCATTTTGAGGATCTTCAACTTTGGGAATTAATGCTATgatagttgagttcagttgcttcaACATTTGACCGTTATCAAAGAATTTCAGGATTGCATTTATTACATCTTCTCCAACCACAGACCATGAAGCCTTGAAAAAATCACTTCCAAATATATCTGGACCAGGGCTCTTATTCACATCTATCTGAAACATTGCAACTTTGACCGCTGCACTTGTATATGGTTTCAACAATTGAATCTGCTATTCTACTGATAAATGTTTGCGATTACTCATAAAACTCTTGAAAGATTTTATCTTGCCAGAAACTTTCTTCCCTAGCAAATCTTTGTATTAATCAATAAAAATAGAGGCAATATCAATTGGATCAGTTTGTACTGTACCTTGATCATCTGTTAACTGGATGATATTTTATTGAAGCTTCATGTGCTTGATCATAGAGAAAAAATATATGGTgttttcatcttcaaaccttaTCCATGTTGCCTTACTCTTCTGTTGCAAGAACTCAGCTAGGTAGGAAGATTGTCTGAATTTATGAAATAACTCATTTTCCTTTATCTGCAAAGCAGTATCCTGAAGGTGTAAATGTAGTTCTGCTTGCACCTAAGCAAGATTAATTCTGTCTTCATCAACTACTGCAATTACATTACTAAAATGTTGGTCATTCAGCTTCCTTAATTTGTGCTTCagatattttaattttttcaccACTCTAAACATACTATACCCATCTACTTGTTGAGCCCATCCTTCCTTTACTACATCAAAAAGGGATGTGGCTAGCCCATATATTACAATATTTAAAAGTAACTCTATCTCTTCGAGGACCATCAATGAGAATCAGCTTCATGGGACAGTGATCACTTAGTCCCTCAGGTAAGAAATGAGCTTTGAAACTTGGCATGTTATTCAACCAATTTGTATTAATAAACACCCGATCTATTTTGGACATCACTCTTCCATCTCTATGTttataattccaagtatatttacTTCCACATCTTGGCAGTTCAATCAATCCACAAGCATCTATACAACTTTGAAATTCTATTATTTCTGATAGGCTAATGGGGTTACCTCCAATTCTGTCATCTGGTTGAAGCACTGAATTGAAATCTCCCATCACTAAAATCGTATATTTAGTCCTGCACTTATAGATCCAAATATGTCCATAATTGTCTTCTCTCCTCTCTTGTATTAAAAGCATACACTACTGTTGACAAGTAGGTAACCTTAAATTAATGTGATGAACCTTGCATCTGACTGCTTGGGAAGTTTTATTGATTAGGTTAATTTAAAAACAATATGGTCTCTATGTTAACCATATTCATCCATTATAATATTGCTCTAGATTAGTGATATATCCCCAACCTCCAAATAGTTTGTTTGCCAGCTGATCTGCCCTGTTTACTTTAACTTTAGTTTCCAGAATTCCAATCATacctatattttcttttttaccaaGGAGCCTTACCTCCTTTTGTTTGTTAGGGGCATTAAGATGCTATCTATAATTGGAAGGGAGGTTGACTGTCCCACCCACATTCTTTACAAGGCTTGGTACTCCTTGAATACATTAGTCTACTGACTCACTAGGATCTTCTTGAGCTAGTGGCTTAAAAGTGTTCTATTGGTTAATTTGAATTTCTTTATCTTCTTGTTGCTTGCTAATGGTGAAACTGGTAGTATTAATAGGTGTTACCTATCCTGAATTTACGTCTTGATTTCCTGATGTCCCCTTGTTTATAGTCACACCTTGTATCTTTTCTGTAGTCTTTGTCACTAGTTTTTTTGGTTCTGAGCTGGTAGATTTTCCTCTTGTTGTCTCTGAACAGGTGAAGGTTGCTTCACCTTCTTTACCTGACATTTCTTTTCATTATGACCATATTTCTTGCAAAACTTACATAAAGTAGGTTTTAAATCATATTGTGCCTTTTTCTCCATAAgtattcctttttcatttttaaagaaaacctTTTCTGGTAGCTTGCATCCATTCCTACTTCAATAAGTAATCGTGCAAAGCTAAGCCCCATCTTCTTTTCTGTGTGATTGTTTACCATCAATAGTTTACCAATTAAACTTCCTACTTTGCTTAATCCCTTTGAACTCCAATATTTGAAGTCCAAACCAAGTAATTTTACCCATATTGGAATTGTATAGAGCTCCTCCCTGGTAAATTCCATATCTGGATGTCATGCTTTCACCATAAAAGATTTGTTATAGATGTTGtatatacctccttgaacaacTTCATTCTTCCCTACTACATCATCAAATATCACCAGTACTATCCAATTCTTCATTGTAAAGATCTTAGTGATGCCATATTTGCTCCATATTTTCTGGATATAGCTATTCAAAATCGATAAGGGAGGGTGAGCCCCCAAAACATAACATACTATAACAGTTTTCCAATATTTCAGTTATGTACTGATatcctctgtttcaatttcaCAGACAGAAGTCTCTGCATGCACCTCTGGAGCTATGTATTCTAGTTTAAAACCAACATTAGTTACCTTTGTGGTGTTGAAGTTGTCCCAGATGGATCCCTTGCTTGTGACTTCATCCGTTAGTTCTACTTTGTTTGCCCATGAGAGCTTGCTTTGACTCTTTGACGAACTTCCTGAAGCTTCTTTTGAGGTCGATGTGACCTCCAATTGCTCAGGTGCCCTGGCTATtgaagccccccccccccccacgtcCCCTCTGAGTTTGCATCCCTAGGTTTTGCTGGTACTGTTCCATTGGTTTCCAACCCTACCACCGGCAACTTCGAGATTTTAGTTGCCTTTAACAACTCATCCTTTCTCTGTTGTTGATTTCTTACTAGCGCAGCTGATTCCTGAGCTAGGATTGCCTTCTGCGATGGATTCCGAGCTCTCTTCTCTATGAACGACGCACGTTAAGCTAGCATGTGCTGAGAGAGAAACAGAATTTCTCTTCTTCAAAGATGAAGAAATTAGGTAAGTTCATTATATAGTCtttgtaattataatttttttattatatgaataataatatattatattgTGGTACCAGACCTAATATATACACGATAAATTTAAAGGCAAAAAAACTGATTGCATGCAAATAAAGTTATCCACAAATTATCTAAAGCTTGTTTAAGAAGCATAAGACCAACAATATAAACATGTATAGTTTTATTACTATTCTAACAAATGCCACATACAGTGTTGTACCTTGTacatcaaaaaatatttaaagtCTTAGAAACTTTACACTTAATGTTTTAGCTAGCATACTCGTTCTCGATGTAAgtttattcaaatttaaaaataagagaaaaaaatatataatttataggTTCTCAATATGAATTCAGCTCATACTTA is a genomic window of Nicotiana tabacum cultivar K326 chromosome 16, ASM71507v2, whole genome shotgun sequence containing:
- the LOC107767065 gene encoding allene oxide synthase 1, chloroplastic, whose translation is MASSSFALPSLKLQFPTHKSSSSSRNKYSSSLRPIKSSVSEKPPYISSPGTSPIQSRPTKLPIRKVPGDYGLPLVGPWKDRLDFFYNQGRDEFFKSRIQKHQSTVFRTNMPPGPFISFNPNVVVLLDGKSFPTLFDTSKVEKKDLFTGTFMPSTELTGGYRVLSYLDPSEPNHAKLKKLMFFLLSSRRNEVIPEFHNSYSELFETLENDLATKGKAGLNAANDQAAFNFLARSFYGVNPLDTNLGADGPKLIGKWVLFQLHPLLILGLPKVLEDLVLHTFRLPSALVKKDYQRLYNFFYENSTSILDEAERTGISREEACHNLLFATCFNSFGGMKIFFPNMLKWIGRAGVKLHTQLAQEIRSGIKSNGGKITMGAMENMPLMKSVVYESLRIEPPVASQYGRAKRDMVIESHDGAFEIKEGELLYGFQPFATKDPKIFDRSEEFVADRFIGEEGEKLLKHVLWSNGPENESPSINNKQCVGKDFVVLVSRLLLVELFLRYDSFEIEVGASPLGASITLTSLKRASF